In one window of Candidatus Omnitrophota bacterium DNA:
- a CDS encoding prepilin peptidase translates to MTAAIIYVFVFLFGSIVGSFLNVCIYRMPRGESIVFPASHCPGCRRPIPWYLNIPFVSYLMLRGRCAYCKTKISFRYFAVEALTALMFIAVYWRFKATQDFVIYAALFSVLIIVSFIDIEHWIIPDELTIPGAVLGLILSAAYPRLQGEASRLWALGDSFFGMVFGFVSLYLIGVLGKIAYKKEAMGGGDLMLFMFIGAFLGWKLTVAAFFLAPVFGSIVGVPKLLMKKQDTIQYGPFLVLAAFVCVMFREDILFLFPV, encoded by the coding sequence ATGACGGCGGCGATAATCTACGTCTTCGTTTTTTTATTCGGCTCAATCGTCGGCAGTTTTCTTAATGTCTGCATATACAGGATGCCGCGCGGCGAGTCGATAGTATTTCCCGCGTCGCATTGCCCGGGATGCCGGAGGCCGATACCGTGGTACCTGAACATCCCGTTCGTGAGCTATTTGATGCTCCGCGGCAGGTGCGCCTATTGCAAGACGAAGATCTCTTTCAGGTATTTCGCGGTCGAGGCGCTGACAGCGCTGATGTTTATTGCCGTCTACTGGCGGTTCAAGGCTACGCAAGACTTCGTGATATACGCGGCGCTTTTTTCTGTGCTGATAATAGTATCGTTCATAGATATAGAGCACTGGATAATACCCGACGAACTTACCATACCCGGGGCGGTCTTAGGGCTGATCTTGAGCGCGGCGTACCCGAGGCTCCAAGGGGAGGCCTCGAGGCTCTGGGCCTTAGGCGATTCGTTCTTCGGGATGGTCTTCGGTTTCGTTTCGCTCTACCTCATAGGCGTGCTCGGGAAGATAGCTTACAAGAAAGAGGCGATGGGCGGCGGGGACCTGATGCTGTTCATGTTCATCGGGGCTTTCCTGGGATGGAAGCTCACCGTCGCGGCTTTCTTTCTCGCGCCGGTATTCGGTTCGATCGTCGGCGTCCCGAAATTATTAATGAAAAAGCAGGACACGATACAATACGGCCCGTTCCTTGTCCTTGCGGCTTTTGTATGCGTCATGTTCAGGGAAGACATACTTTTTTTATTTCCCGTATAG
- a CDS encoding shikimate dehydrogenase, whose protein sequence is MRSKKISGKTEVFGIIGFPVKHTLSPHFQNAAFASLGIDAVYIPFEVPPHALKSAFRSLKALGVSGINVTIPHKQAVLHLVDELSPEVKGIGAANTIVFRKEKAKAYNTDGEGFIRSLKNDLRINPKGRSVLLFGCGGAAKAIAFVLAREGAKSVTFVDQIEKRAKELAAKTKKDFPRCGTKHIPFLRSRIDEEALGSDLLVNASPVGMHKGDPCIVNPKALHKDLAVYDIVYNPPATPLLKEAKKRGIKVSNGLGMLLYQGVLSFEFFTGKKAPVPVMRAALKKAIR, encoded by the coding sequence TTGAGATCTAAAAAAATAAGCGGAAAGACCGAGGTCTTCGGGATAATAGGGTTCCCGGTCAAGCACACGTTATCGCCGCATTTTCAAAATGCGGCATTCGCTTCTCTGGGGATAGATGCCGTATACATCCCGTTCGAAGTCCCGCCGCACGCGCTTAAGTCCGCGTTCCGGAGCCTGAAGGCGCTTGGGGTCTCGGGTATCAACGTGACGATACCGCATAAACAAGCGGTCTTGCACCTTGTAGACGAACTTTCGCCTGAGGTAAAGGGGATCGGCGCCGCGAACACGATAGTCTTCAGGAAAGAGAAAGCCAAGGCCTATAACACGGACGGGGAGGGGTTCATCCGTTCGCTGAAAAATGACCTGAGGATAAACCCCAAAGGCAGGTCGGTTTTGTTGTTCGGCTGCGGCGGCGCGGCGAAGGCTATCGCGTTCGTCCTCGCGAGGGAAGGCGCGAAGTCCGTCACTTTTGTCGACCAGATAGAGAAGAGGGCGAAAGAGCTCGCGGCAAAGACCAAAAAAGATTTCCCGCGCTGCGGGACGAAGCATATCCCGTTCCTTAGGTCGCGCATAGACGAGGAAGCCCTCGGTTCGGACCTGCTGGTCAACGCGAGCCCGGTGGGAATGCATAAGGGCGACCCGTGTATCGTAAACCCCAAGGCCCTGCATAAGGATTTGGCGGTTTACGATATCGTATATAACCCTCCGGCGACGCCGTTGTTGAAAGAGGCCAAAAAGAGGGGGATAAAAGTATCGAACGGGCTGGGCATGCTTTTATACCAGGGCGTGCTTTCATTTGAATTCTTTACCGGGAAGAAGGCGCCTGTCCCGGTGATGCGCGCAGCGCTAAAGAAAGCCATAAGATAA
- the ilvB gene encoding biosynthetic-type acetolactate synthase large subunit, with product MTTKMNGAKILVESLKKENVGAIFGYPGGQALPLFDALYHSDLKFYLVRHEQAAAHAADGYTRATGKPGVCIATSGPGATNLVTGIATAYMDSIPMVAITGQVKTFMIGNDAFQEADIIGITRPITKHNYLVKDVKDLARTVKEAFHIASTGRPGPVLIDLPSDVQLAEAEFHYPEKINVRGYKPTYCGHPGQIKRAVKMVSESKRPVIYAGGGVILSGAAKELKEFAEKINSPVTMTLLGLGSFPGNHELSLGMLGMHGTGYANHAVQNCDLLIAIGARFDDRVTGKIDEFAPHAKVIHIDIDPSAISKSVSVDVPIVGDVKCVLDEFLKVVHRPHDKEWTEKILEWKQKHPLHYKIDDKLRPQYVIQQICEATNGEAIIATDVGQHQMWTAQWYNFMRPRELLSSGGLGTMGYGFPAGIGAKVGKPGSEVFVISGDGSIQMNIQELATAVVNKIDVKIAILNNSYLGMVRQWQELFYGKRYSHTKLENPDFVKIAEAYGAVGIRISKKEEVRPAIEKAMRTKNTVVMDFIVEPEENVYPMVPAGKRLDDMIGSMA from the coding sequence ATGACAACTAAAATGAACGGGGCGAAGATATTGGTCGAATCGCTCAAAAAAGAGAATGTCGGGGCGATATTCGGCTATCCGGGCGGGCAGGCATTGCCGCTCTTCGACGCCTTATATCACTCTGACTTGAAGTTTTATTTGGTCAGGCACGAGCAGGCTGCCGCGCACGCAGCCGACGGGTATACGCGCGCGACCGGCAAACCCGGCGTCTGTATAGCGACATCCGGGCCGGGCGCGACGAACCTCGTCACAGGCATCGCGACCGCGTATATGGATTCGATACCTATGGTCGCGATAACAGGACAGGTCAAGACCTTCATGATCGGCAACGACGCGTTCCAGGAGGCCGATATTATCGGCATCACGCGCCCGATAACCAAGCATAATTACCTCGTCAAGGACGTCAAGGACCTCGCGCGGACGGTCAAGGAGGCGTTCCATATCGCCTCGACCGGAAGGCCCGGGCCTGTCCTCATAGATTTGCCGTCAGATGTCCAGTTGGCCGAGGCCGAGTTCCATTATCCGGAGAAGATCAATGTCCGCGGCTACAAGCCGACGTATTGCGGGCATCCCGGGCAGATCAAAAGGGCGGTCAAGATGGTCTCGGAATCGAAACGTCCCGTCATATACGCGGGCGGCGGGGTCATCCTCTCAGGCGCGGCGAAAGAATTGAAGGAGTTTGCCGAGAAGATAAATTCCCCGGTCACGATGACTTTGCTCGGCCTGGGTTCGTTCCCCGGCAACCACGAGCTCTCGCTCGGCATGCTCGGCATGCACGGGACCGGATACGCGAACCACGCTGTCCAGAACTGCGACCTGCTTATAGCGATAGGCGCGCGGTTCGACGACCGCGTCACCGGCAAGATAGACGAGTTCGCCCCGCACGCGAAGGTGATCCATATAGACATCGACCCGTCGGCAATATCGAAGAGCGTCTCGGTCGATGTCCCGATAGTCGGGGACGTCAAGTGCGTCCTGGACGAGTTTTTGAAGGTAGTCCACAGGCCGCACGACAAGGAGTGGACCGAGAAGATCCTCGAGTGGAAGCAGAAGCACCCGCTCCATTACAAAATAGATGATAAGCTTCGCCCGCAGTATGTCATACAGCAGATCTGCGAGGCGACGAATGGAGAGGCGATAATTGCCACCGACGTCGGCCAGCACCAGATGTGGACGGCGCAGTGGTATAATTTCATGCGTCCGCGCGAGCTGCTCTCAAGCGGCGGGCTCGGGACGATGGGCTACGGTTTTCCGGCCGGTATCGGCGCGAAAGTCGGCAAGCCCGGTTCCGAAGTCTTCGTCATAAGCGGCGACGGGTCGATACAGATGAATATACAGGAACTCGCGACCGCGGTCGTCAATAAGATAGACGTCAAGATAGCGATACTCAACAACTCGTATCTCGGCATGGTCCGCCAGTGGCAGGAGCTCTTCTACGGGAAGAGGTATTCCCACACGAAGCTCGAGAACCCGGACTTTGTCAAGATAGCCGAGGCGTATGGCGCGGTCGGGATACGGATCAGCAAAAAAGAAGAGGTCCGTCCAGCGATAGAAAAGGCGATGCGGACAAAGAACACCGTCGTCATGGACTTTATAGTCGAACCGGAGGAGAATGTTTACCCGATGGTCCCGGCCGGTAAACGCCTCGATGATATGATAGGGAGCATGGCATGA
- a CDS encoding type II toxin-antitoxin system Phd/YefM family antitoxin, with the protein MTHTITLKALRPGLPKVANAIASKYDRYIVTKRGNPVMMLINPEDYEGLIETIEILSDKTALRRIKKARKEAESGKTVTLAELRRRIERV; encoded by the coding sequence ATGACCCATACTATTACATTGAAAGCCTTACGTCCCGGATTACCTAAAGTAGCTAATGCCATAGCGTCTAAATATGACCGCTATATTGTCACAAAACGCGGCAATCCCGTCATGATGCTCATTAATCCGGAAGATTATGAAGGGCTTATCGAAACAATAGAGATCCTTTCCGACAAAACTGCCTTAAGACGCATAAAAAAAGCAAGGAAAGAAGCGGAATCCGGAAAAACCGTCACACTTGCAGAATTAAGGCGTCGGATTGAGCGTGTATAG
- a CDS encoding chorismate synthase, producing MLRYLTAGESHGKVLLGILEGMPAGLKVERGQINLELKRRQSGFGRGARMAIESDTVQILGGLRKGIAIGSPIALSIENKDASIDSLPAVTRPRPGHADLAGVIKYDREDIRDILERASARETAMRVAVGAICKMLLEEFGIRIASHVIEIGGAVNQKGMLKKVEECAKTGDTIGGICEITAAGVPIGLGSHVQSDRRLDAKIAGAMMSIQAIKGVEIGLGFAAARLPGSKVHDEIILDKQGGFSHKSNNAGGIEGGISNGEPIIVKIAMKPIATLGTPMETVDIKTKKKAEAQVERHDVCAVHAVSVVGEAVLAFVMACSMAEKFGGDSLGEMKRNFDGYIKQVKGF from the coding sequence ATGTTAAGATATTTGACCGCTGGAGAATCTCACGGTAAGGTTTTACTCGGCATCCTCGAGGGTATGCCGGCCGGCCTTAAGGTAGAAAGAGGGCAGATAAACCTCGAGCTCAAACGCAGGCAGTCCGGTTTCGGGCGCGGGGCCAGGATGGCCATAGAGTCGGATACCGTCCAGATACTTGGCGGCCTGCGAAAAGGCATCGCTATCGGCAGTCCTATCGCATTATCTATTGAGAACAAGGATGCCTCGATAGACAGCCTTCCGGCCGTCACAAGGCCGCGGCCCGGGCACGCCGATCTGGCCGGGGTAATAAAATACGATAGGGAGGACATCCGCGACATATTGGAGAGGGCGAGCGCGCGCGAGACGGCGATGCGCGTCGCCGTAGGGGCCATCTGCAAGATGCTTTTGGAGGAGTTCGGCATAAGGATAGCCAGCCATGTCATCGAGATAGGCGGCGCCGTAAACCAGAAGGGTATGTTGAAGAAAGTCGAGGAATGCGCGAAGACCGGCGATACCATCGGCGGCATATGCGAGATAACGGCCGCGGGTGTGCCTATCGGCCTTGGAAGCCATGTCCAGTCAGACAGGCGGCTCGACGCGAAGATCGCCGGCGCGATGATGTCGATACAGGCGATAAAGGGCGTGGAGATAGGCCTCGGTTTCGCCGCGGCGAGGCTCCCCGGATCGAAAGTCCACGATGAGATAATTCTGGACAAACAAGGCGGTTTCTCGCACAAGTCCAATAACGCGGGCGGGATAGAAGGCGGCATCAGCAACGGCGAGCCCATAATAGTAAAGATAGCGATGAAACCTATCGCTACGCTGGGGACCCCGATGGAAACCGTAGACATAAAGACGAAGAAGAAGGCCGAGGCACAGGTCGAGAGGCACGACGTATGTGCGGTGCATGCCGTATCCGTGGTAGGGGAAGCGGTGCTCGCGTTCGTCATGGCCTGCTCGATGGCCGAGAAGTTCGGCGGCGACAGCCTCGGCGAGATGAAGCGCAATTTCGACGGATACATAAAGCAAGTGAAAGGATTTTAA
- the ilvC gene encoding ketol-acid reductoisomerase, which translates to MLKIYYDKDADLNFLKGKKVAIVGYGNQGRAQALNLRDSGVEVIVSELEGTPNYEQAVKDGFKPMSAETASKEAHVIQILTQDHLQAKIYKAFVEKHLTEGKALNFSHGFNIHFRGIVPPKNVDVFMIAPKGPGALVRTQFEEGKGVPCLVAIYQDHSGNALKTALAYAKGIGGTRAGVIETTFKEEVETDLFGEQVVLCGGVTELIMAGFDTLVEAGYQPEIAYFECLHELKLITDLIYSQGIQGMRQRVSDTAKYGDLTRGKRIVTDAARAEMKKILKDIQSGAFAKEWIEENEAGRKNFDKLMKRDENHLIEVVGKKLRKMMPWIK; encoded by the coding sequence ATGTTGAAGATATATTATGACAAAGACGCGGACCTGAACTTTTTGAAGGGGAAGAAAGTAGCGATAGTCGGATACGGTAACCAGGGCCGCGCCCAGGCGCTGAACCTGAGGGATAGCGGCGTAGAGGTCATAGTCTCCGAACTTGAGGGAACGCCGAATTACGAGCAGGCGGTCAAGGACGGCTTCAAGCCTATGTCCGCCGAGACGGCCTCGAAAGAGGCGCACGTGATCCAGATACTTACGCAGGACCATCTCCAGGCGAAGATATACAAGGCGTTCGTCGAGAAGCACCTGACCGAGGGGAAGGCGCTCAATTTTTCTCACGGCTTCAACATCCATTTCAGGGGGATAGTCCCGCCGAAGAATGTCGATGTCTTTATGATAGCGCCTAAAGGGCCGGGCGCGCTTGTAAGGACCCAGTTTGAGGAAGGCAAAGGCGTCCCGTGCCTGGTCGCGATATATCAGGACCACAGCGGCAACGCCCTGAAGACGGCGCTCGCTTACGCCAAAGGCATTGGCGGCACGAGGGCAGGCGTCATCGAGACGACGTTCAAGGAAGAGGTCGAGACAGACCTGTTCGGCGAACAGGTAGTCCTGTGCGGCGGCGTGACCGAGCTCATCATGGCCGGTTTCGATACGCTGGTCGAGGCGGGATACCAGCCCGAGATCGCTTATTTCGAGTGCCTGCACGAGCTGAAGCTGATTACCGACCTGATCTATTCGCAGGGCATACAAGGTATGAGGCAGCGTGTCTCTGATACCGCAAAGTACGGCGACCTTACGCGCGGCAAAAGGATAGTGACCGACGCGGCGCGCGCCGAGATGAAGAAAATACTAAAGGATATACAGTCCGGCGCGTTCGCGAAGGAATGGATAGAAGAGAACGAAGCGGGAAGGAAGAACTTCGACAAGTTAATGAAGAGGGATGAAAACCATCTTATAGAGGTTGTCGGCAAGAAACTCCGTAAGATGATGCCCTGGATAAAATAG
- a CDS encoding cupin domain-containing protein — MKYLKYLVISAVIILACAAVCHFTGANNANMPAVRLVPGDIIWNTDPKLHGLQTAVLAGDPSIAATYTQRIRIPANTILKPHSHPNKGRMVTVLSGTFFFGYGDKFDESKLKRLPPGSFFTEPGEMPHYAVAKEGDVVLQLNAIGPDDTKYVK; from the coding sequence ATGAAATATCTTAAATATCTCGTTATATCCGCAGTGATAATCCTGGCATGCGCCGCGGTTTGCCATTTTACCGGAGCGAATAATGCCAACATGCCTGCTGTACGGCTTGTGCCGGGCGACATAATATGGAATACAGACCCCAAACTGCACGGCCTTCAGACTGCGGTCCTGGCAGGAGACCCAAGCATCGCGGCGACATACACCCAGCGCATCAGGATACCCGCCAATACCATCCTGAAACCCCATTCGCACCCGAATAAGGGAAGAATGGTCACCGTCCTGTCAGGAACTTTCTTTTTTGGCTACGGAGATAAGTTCGACGAGTCGAAACTAAAGAGACTCCCTCCCGGTAGCTTCTTTACAGAGCCGGGCGAGATGCCGCACTACGCAGTGGCCAAAGAGGGGGATGTAGTCCTCCAGCTTAACGCTATCGGCCCTGACGACACAAAATACGTCAAATAA
- a CDS encoding 2-isopropylmalate synthase, producing the protein MEKIIIFDTTLRDGEQCPGASLEDHEKLEVARQLVRLKADVIEAGFPVSSPGDFAAVNSIARQIKGPVICGLARCMKKDIEAAGAAIKPAKNKRIHVFLATSKIHMKYKLRKAGDEIVKLAVEGVKYARNFTDDVEFSPEDASRSEKDFLYRVIEQVIIAGATTINIPDTVGYAIPEEFGALIRDIKNHVPNIGRAVISVHCHNDLGLAVANSIAAVKNGARQVECTINGIGERAGNASMEEIVMIIKTRNDFFKNFSTGIVTEEISKASRLVSKLTGILVQPNKAIVGQNAFAHESGIHQDGVLKKRTTYEIMSPREIGLSASSLVLGKHSGRHAFIEKIKKLGYASSEQEMEKAFGRFKILADKKKFIYDEDLETLMEEGTGGFSETWKLISFHTTAGTDVAPVAEVKLRSKAGVKTAGAGGDGPVDACCRAIDKITRTKGEMMDYSIQAVTKGKDALGEVTVRVRSKDKEAIGKSASTDVIEASAKAYLNAVNKLLHKENKRLKIEI; encoded by the coding sequence ATGGAAAAGATCATAATATTTGACACGACGTTGCGCGACGGCGAACAATGCCCCGGCGCCTCACTCGAGGACCATGAAAAGCTCGAGGTCGCCAGGCAGCTCGTCCGCCTCAAGGCGGACGTGATAGAGGCCGGTTTCCCGGTATCTTCGCCAGGCGATTTTGCCGCGGTGAACTCCATCGCGCGGCAGATAAAGGGGCCCGTGATATGCGGCCTCGCCCGGTGCATGAAGAAGGACATCGAAGCGGCCGGCGCGGCCATCAAGCCCGCGAAGAATAAGAGGATACACGTATTCCTGGCGACGTCGAAAATACACATGAAGTATAAGTTGCGCAAGGCAGGGGACGAGATAGTAAAGCTCGCCGTAGAAGGGGTGAAATACGCCCGGAACTTTACCGATGACGTGGAGTTCTCGCCCGAGGATGCCTCGCGGAGCGAGAAGGATTTTCTCTACCGCGTCATCGAGCAGGTGATAATCGCCGGCGCGACCACGATAAACATCCCCGACACGGTCGGATACGCGATACCCGAGGAGTTCGGCGCCTTGATACGCGACATAAAGAACCACGTGCCGAACATCGGCAGAGCGGTGATAAGCGTCCATTGCCACAATGACCTCGGGCTTGCCGTCGCGAATTCTATCGCCGCGGTAAAGAACGGCGCAAGGCAGGTGGAGTGCACGATAAACGGCATCGGCGAGCGCGCCGGCAACGCGTCGATGGAAGAGATCGTCATGATCATAAAGACGAGGAACGATTTCTTCAAAAACTTCTCTACGGGCATAGTGACAGAAGAGATCTCGAAGGCGAGCAGGCTCGTCTCGAAATTGACCGGCATCCTGGTCCAGCCGAACAAGGCGATAGTCGGACAGAACGCGTTCGCGCACGAGTCCGGCATACACCAGGACGGCGTATTGAAGAAGCGCACGACATACGAGATAATGAGCCCGAGGGAGATAGGTTTGAGCGCCTCCAGCCTCGTCTTGGGCAAGCACTCGGGCCGCCACGCCTTTATCGAGAAGATCAAAAAGCTCGGATACGCCTCGAGCGAGCAGGAGATGGAGAAGGCGTTCGGGCGTTTCAAGATATTGGCCGATAAGAAAAAGTTCATCTATGACGAGGACCTCGAGACCTTGATGGAAGAGGGGACCGGCGGGTTCAGCGAGACGTGGAAATTGATCTCTTTCCATACGACCGCGGGGACGGATGTCGCCCCTGTCGCCGAAGTGAAGCTCCGCTCTAAGGCCGGCGTAAAGACCGCCGGGGCCGGGGGAGACGGCCCTGTCGACGCCTGCTGCAGGGCGATAGACAAGATAACCAGGACCAAAGGCGAGATGATGGATTATTCGATACAGGCGGTGACCAAGGGCAAGGACGCGTTGGGCGAGGTCACGGTGCGCGTGCGCTCGAAGGATAAGGAGGCGATAGGCAAATCGGCTTCCACGGATGTCATCGAGGCGAGCGCGAAGGCGTACCTCAACGCGGTGAACAAATTGCTGCATAAGGAAAACAAGAGATTGAAAATTGAGATCTAA
- a CDS encoding isoprenylcysteine carboxylmethyltransferase family protein, whose product MDKQPTRLSKVFGSGPAGLLISLVLLFVANWLNKRIDLPPISNNQLLLNSVFLVSILMTLVLIVWSVKSLPTADRGNKFCTTGAFKYVRHPLYAAFLSIFDFGLAVYLNSYIFVLWAALLHPIWHYVVRYEERLMIGVFGETYLEYQKKTGRFLPRLR is encoded by the coding sequence ATGGACAAGCAACCCACAAGGTTAAGCAAGGTCTTCGGCAGTGGTCCCGCCGGATTACTGATCAGCCTTGTACTGCTCTTCGTTGCTAATTGGCTCAACAAACGGATCGATCTTCCTCCAATATCAAATAATCAGCTTCTTCTGAATTCAGTATTCTTAGTTTCGATTTTAATGACGCTGGTGTTAATCGTCTGGAGTGTTAAGTCATTGCCCACGGCTGATAGGGGCAACAAGTTTTGCACTACCGGAGCGTTTAAGTATGTCCGCCATCCGCTCTACGCCGCATTTTTATCGATATTTGATTTTGGATTAGCCGTCTACCTTAACAGCTACATTTTTGTTTTGTGGGCAGCACTCTTGCACCCGATATGGCATTACGTGGTAAGATATGAAGAAAGACTTATGATCGGAGTTTTCGGGGAGACGTATCTTGAGTATCAGAAAAAAACGGGGCGATTTTTACCGAGGTTAAGATAA
- the ilvD gene encoding dihydroxy-acid dehydratase gives MLRSDRVKKGLEKVGSRSLMYATGMTKSEMERPFIGIASSFTDLVPGHVHLRELERSIEHGIYAAGGTAFVFGIPAICDGIAMGHLGMHCSLPLRELIADSVEMVTTAHALDGLILLTNCDKITPGMMMAACRMNIPAIVVTGGPMLSGRSGLKRLSLVKDTFEAVGRHRAGEITREELEELECNACPGAGACQGLYTANTMSCLSEALGIAMPGGATALAASAKRERIAYLSGECIVEIVKKGITPKKILTPKAIENALRVDMALGGSTNTVLHVTAIAHELGIKMPLDVFDKISRETPHISDILPSGKYFMEDLEFAGGIPAVMKRLKPELSNLPTVSGRTIYQIADAARIDDEEVIRPLNRPYHREGGIAVLKGNIAPDGAVVKQSAVQEKIKHFTGKAKCFNSEEDAMRAIMEKKITAGDCVVIRYEGPKGGPGMREMLSPTAAIVGMGLADKVALITDGRFSGGTQGPCIGHIAPEAAEGGPIAAIRNGDTIEIDINKRKLELKVSKAELTKRMRSIKAHKPKITKGYLARYAKLVTSAGTGAVMKG, from the coding sequence ATGTTAAGAAGCGATAGGGTCAAGAAAGGCCTCGAGAAGGTCGGAAGTCGTTCGCTTATGTATGCCACTGGTATGACGAAGTCTGAGATGGAGCGGCCGTTCATCGGCATAGCCTCCAGCTTTACAGACCTCGTCCCCGGCCATGTCCATTTACGCGAGCTTGAGCGCTCGATAGAGCACGGGATCTACGCGGCCGGCGGCACAGCCTTTGTCTTCGGCATACCCGCCATCTGCGACGGCATCGCCATGGGCCATTTGGGCATGCATTGCTCGCTTCCGTTGAGGGAACTCATAGCAGATTCAGTTGAGATGGTCACGACAGCCCACGCCTTGGATGGGCTTATTTTGCTTACGAATTGCGATAAGATCACCCCGGGAATGATGATGGCGGCGTGCAGGATGAATATCCCGGCTATCGTCGTCACCGGCGGGCCGATGCTTTCGGGCCGTTCGGGGTTAAAACGCCTCTCGCTCGTCAAGGATACGTTCGAGGCGGTCGGAAGGCACAGGGCCGGAGAGATTACAAGAGAAGAGCTCGAAGAACTCGAGTGCAACGCTTGCCCGGGCGCAGGCGCTTGCCAGGGCCTTTATACCGCGAATACTATGAGCTGTCTCTCAGAGGCGCTCGGTATCGCCATGCCGGGCGGGGCTACGGCCCTCGCGGCATCGGCGAAGAGGGAGAGGATAGCTTATTTGAGCGGCGAGTGTATCGTCGAGATTGTCAAAAAGGGTATAACGCCCAAAAAGATCTTGACTCCGAAGGCGATCGAGAACGCGCTGCGCGTCGATATGGCGCTCGGCGGGTCGACGAACACGGTTTTACACGTCACGGCTATCGCGCATGAGCTGGGCATAAAAATGCCGCTCGATGTCTTCGATAAGATAAGCCGGGAGACGCCGCATATCTCGGACATACTGCCTTCGGGCAAATATTTCATGGAAGACCTCGAGTTTGCCGGAGGTATACCCGCTGTCATGAAGAGGCTTAAACCGGAATTGAGCAACCTCCCGACAGTCAGCGGCAGGACGATCTACCAGATCGCCGACGCCGCGCGCATAGACGACGAGGAGGTCATCAGGCCGTTGAACAGGCCATATCATAGAGAAGGAGGTATAGCCGTCCTGAAGGGCAATATTGCCCCGGACGGTGCCGTAGTCAAGCAGAGCGCCGTTCAGGAGAAGATAAAGCATTTCACCGGCAAGGCGAAATGCTTTAATTCCGAGGAAGACGCGATGAGGGCTATCATGGAGAAGAAGATAACCGCAGGCGACTGCGTTGTCATCCGCTATGAAGGCCCCAAGGGCGGGCCGGGTATGAGGGAGATGTTGTCCCCGACCGCGGCCATCGTCGGTATGGGATTAGCCGATAAAGTCGCTTTGATCACAGACGGAAGATTCTCCGGCGGCACACAGGGGCCGTGCATCGGGCATATAGCGCCTGAGGCGGCCGAGGGCGGGCCTATCGCCGCTATCAGGAACGGCGATACCATCGAGATCGACATCAACAAGAGGAAACTCGAGTTGAAGGTCTCGAAGGCCGAATTGACAAAACGGATGAGATCAATCAAGGCGCATAAGCCGAAGATAACGAAGGGCTACCTCGCGCGTTACGCGAAACTCGTCACATCTGCGGGCACAGGCGCCGTTATGAAAGGTTAA
- the ilvN gene encoding acetolactate synthase small subunit produces MRQTISVLVENHPGVLARISGLFSARGFNIDSLAVGETEDPSVSRMTIIAEGDERTLEQIKKQLNKLIDVITITDLTKTKFIDRELILIKVGIHAQNDRTKIIEIAETMKANVADLGLHTITVEAVGETSHIDDLIELLRQFGIKEIVRTGKIAMETESKEKPKTIKEEEE; encoded by the coding sequence ATGAGACAGACAATATCGGTGCTTGTCGAGAACCACCCGGGAGTCCTCGCGCGAATATCAGGGCTTTTCTCGGCGCGCGGATTCAACATAGATTCGCTCGCTGTCGGCGAGACAGAGGACCCGAGCGTCTCGAGGATGACGATAATCGCCGAGGGCGACGAGCGCACTCTCGAGCAGATAAAGAAGCAGCTGAACAAGCTGATAGATGTCATTACGATCACCGACCTGACGAAGACGAAATTCATCGACCGCGAACTGATATTGATAAAAGTCGGCATCCACGCCCAGAACGACCGCACTAAGATAATCGAGATCGCGGAGACGATGAAAGCGAACGTCGCGGACCTGGGCCTGCATACGATAACCGTAGAGGCCGTGGGCGAGACCTCGCACATAGATGACCTTATCGAGCTCCTGAGGCAGTTCGGCATCAAGGAGATCGTCAGGACGGGAAAGATAGCGATGGAGACGGAGTCCAAGGAAAAACCAAAAACAATAAAGGAGGAAGAGGAATAA